Proteins from one Halovivax limisalsi genomic window:
- a CDS encoding putative baseplate assembly protein, which translates to MGIDVPDLDDRAYDDLLERAQKLVPAYSDTWTDFNPHDPGITILELLAWLTETHTYQLDQITDAHRRKHLQLLGKRPRRSRPAEATVQFRPPASAAGTRLPAGTRLAVTDETATRHRFETERDVVLTDAEIERALTVVDGEVTDHGDGTVPSFYRPFGRTADPSATFYLGFDGNPFAGADALTLSVSYHDENLPEPGGSTAAVPPFDPSVDLAWAYRSADGDWKSLSVRVDDTEAFYRSGLIELSPAGTDAGLDGRSEPAAISTERPWVRCRVRTGGWEVPPQVAGIRPNAVTVTNTIRVDAEPLRRIEASQERGASPVLDGQRFAFEHRPVRSATITVDGIEYGEVPDFDASGPDDRHYVLDRERGEITFGDGAAGRVPPPSATVRADYVAGGGADANVSGSATWQLVDDGCAIPGAASAASIPVRSLGPATGGRDPEPIDEAFRRVRRELREPARAVTESDYRRLVATTPGLRIGRTGVWVDRPDPLVVVVPHAPADVPTPTPSEPFLEAVRSRLRERTLITDRIRVRGPEYARLECTVRGTVRPQYAESGYEAAIEDAVSTFLHPLYGDDGTGWPFGQPLSKAALVDVIEGVDAVDHVDTLSITAHGAGTTGDGTIRLDDTALFTLEAVDVTMVRGRESR; encoded by the coding sequence ATGGGGATCGACGTTCCCGACCTCGACGACAGAGCCTACGACGACCTGCTCGAGCGAGCGCAGAAACTCGTACCGGCGTACTCCGACACCTGGACGGACTTCAACCCGCACGATCCCGGCATCACGATTCTGGAGCTGTTGGCCTGGCTTACCGAGACGCACACGTACCAGCTCGATCAGATTACGGACGCTCACCGACGGAAGCATCTCCAGTTACTCGGAAAGCGGCCGCGTCGCTCGCGGCCGGCCGAGGCGACGGTGCAGTTTCGTCCGCCGGCATCGGCGGCGGGGACTCGCCTGCCGGCGGGCACCAGACTGGCGGTGACGGACGAGACCGCGACGCGACACCGCTTCGAGACCGAGCGCGACGTCGTGCTGACCGACGCCGAGATCGAACGGGCGCTCACGGTCGTCGACGGCGAGGTGACGGATCACGGTGACGGGACGGTCCCGTCGTTTTACCGACCGTTCGGTCGGACGGCCGACCCATCGGCGACGTTCTATCTCGGCTTCGACGGGAATCCGTTCGCCGGCGCCGACGCGCTGACGCTGTCGGTCAGCTATCACGACGAGAATCTCCCGGAACCCGGTGGGTCGACCGCCGCGGTGCCGCCGTTCGACCCGTCGGTCGATCTCGCGTGGGCCTATCGATCGGCGGACGGCGACTGGAAATCGCTCTCGGTTCGGGTCGACGACACCGAGGCGTTCTATCGCAGCGGGCTGATCGAACTGTCCCCCGCAGGAACCGATGCGGGGCTCGACGGGCGATCGGAGCCGGCGGCGATTTCGACCGAGCGGCCCTGGGTTCGCTGTCGCGTTCGGACGGGCGGCTGGGAGGTTCCACCGCAGGTCGCGGGGATTAGACCGAATGCCGTGACGGTGACGAATACGATCCGGGTCGACGCGGAGCCGTTGCGTCGAATCGAGGCGAGCCAGGAACGCGGGGCGTCACCGGTGTTGGATGGCCAGCGGTTCGCGTTCGAACACCGGCCCGTGCGGTCGGCGACGATCACGGTCGACGGCATCGAGTACGGCGAAGTACCGGACTTCGACGCCTCCGGACCGGACGATCGACACTACGTGCTCGACCGGGAGCGAGGCGAGATCACGTTTGGCGACGGGGCGGCGGGGCGGGTGCCGCCGCCGAGCGCGACGGTACGTGCCGACTACGTGGCCGGTGGTGGCGCCGACGCGAACGTCTCGGGGTCGGCCACCTGGCAACTCGTCGACGACGGGTGTGCGATACCGGGCGCAGCGTCGGCGGCCTCGATACCGGTTCGATCGCTGGGGCCCGCAACCGGCGGCCGCGACCCCGAACCGATCGACGAGGCGTTTCGGCGGGTCCGTCGGGAGTTACGAGAGCCCGCCCGTGCCGTCACCGAGTCCGACTATCGTCGTCTCGTCGCCACCACGCCCGGACTCCGGATCGGGCGGACCGGCGTCTGGGTCGATCGACCGGACCCGCTCGTCGTGGTCGTGCCCCACGCGCCGGCGGACGTCCCCACGCCGACGCCGAGCGAGCCGTTTCTGGAGGCCGTCCGGAGCCGGCTGCGAGAGCGGACGCTCATCACCGACCGGATTCGCGTTCGCGGCCCCGAGTACGCCAGGCTCGAGTGCACCGTCCGGGGGACCGTCAGACCGCAGTACGCAGAGAGCGGCTACGAAGCCGCCATCGAGGACGCCGTCAGCACGTTCCTTCATCCGTTATACGGCGACGACGGCACGGGCTGGCCGTTCGGCCAGCCGCTGTCGAAAGCGGCACTCGTCGACGTGATCGAGGGTGTCGACGCCGTCGATCACGTCGACACGCTCTCGATCACCGCACACGGCGCCGGGACCACCGGGGACGGAACGATTCGTCTCGACGACACCGCACTGTTCACGCTGGAAGCCGTCGACGTCACGATGGTGCGTGGGAGGGAGTCACGATGA
- a CDS encoding putative baseplate assembly protein, giving the protein MSESPPTIDESDRERRFEELRARTDRYVEEWDPDHADVGLTLLRIFSTFEHDVRQRLNDLPRKHHLAFLDALGFDRRPPQAARTPLRFSLSGDLDRNVRIPGGTAAVADDPDAGTVQFELSRDGGFEATPAAIEHVMAVDPARDSIVDHGRLLDGAAVSLFEGTNQQRHRFYVSHETGLQLAGGSTFTLHVRTDADRGQLFDDGIWEYYGEDDSGTTGWHRLRVPADTPGDGAVDVEALRERFASHVESAEREAGLLSQPFELPGPTVATTVGEVDSRWLRYRVPAGEPIPAIEIDEIAIEISRADADGVREPDVMLSNDVPIDPAASTIRPFGRLPQPPATCFIGCQEAFTKPGATVTLRFGEASESAAEAATERADESGAAESDPVSMGVLDGPPELSWEYWNGDGWTRLADCRDGTEAFRHAGTVEFEVPDDIEATAVSGHESVWIRARLVDGTYGRPQYDPSVETDADRVVGGPSAPAFGSVQIAYELEPQPFERFYTENNGSIRSTRPTAGEPVVPFAELPDDEQTLYVGFDHPLENGPLSLFVAIDDRIYPRSFDPGIQWEYCPDPSTMEWEKLEFDDGTDGLTERGTVEWTLATPTESFDLFGRSAHWIRARASTDAFDAGEGSTASEPPTADGNHSRSRSPPTVDTVAVNTAWAYNTVTITDEVLGSSDGSHDQSFVCSQAPIIELTLWVDEFETLSAGERRRLRERRPDDVEEAYDSRGEPEAFWVRWEAVEDFLDSGPQDRHYVVDRTQGTVQFGGGDTGRIPPRGVDNVKVSYTTGGGTDGNVDAGAVTDLKSSVSMVESVTNPLPADGGTDVESTETLVHRSSTRLKHRNRAVTATDYEALAQARFPELARVSCRPAGESGQQVTVLIVPDSEREKPVPPRALKHRVRETLLEHAPAGFVAGDESALVVSGPGYAPLSVDLTVRAAGVRSVSALKNRIESSLDDYLHPIAGNHGEGWSFQALPDLASLSAVVEGLEAVGSIVHLDGTVSVGETAYDLAESDGRPSLPEDTLVCSASHDITVRTEGA; this is encoded by the coding sequence ATGAGTGAGAGCCCACCCACGATCGACGAGAGCGACCGCGAACGCCGATTCGAGGAGTTACGTGCGCGGACCGACCGGTACGTCGAGGAGTGGGATCCGGATCACGCGGACGTTGGACTCACGCTCTTGCGGATTTTCTCGACGTTCGAACACGACGTCCGGCAGCGACTCAACGACCTGCCGCGCAAACACCACCTGGCATTCCTCGATGCGCTGGGATTCGATCGGCGTCCTCCACAGGCGGCCCGGACGCCGCTGCGGTTTTCGCTCTCCGGCGATCTCGACCGAAACGTTCGGATTCCGGGTGGAACCGCAGCCGTCGCAGACGATCCGGACGCCGGCACGGTCCAGTTCGAACTGTCACGGGACGGCGGGTTCGAGGCCACGCCAGCAGCGATCGAGCACGTGATGGCAGTCGACCCGGCGCGCGACAGTATCGTCGATCACGGCCGCTTGCTCGACGGAGCGGCGGTCTCACTCTTCGAGGGAACGAACCAGCAGCGACATCGCTTCTACGTCAGTCACGAAACTGGCTTGCAGTTGGCGGGCGGGTCGACGTTTACGCTGCACGTTCGGACCGACGCCGACAGGGGGCAGCTGTTCGACGACGGTATCTGGGAGTATTACGGCGAGGACGACTCGGGAACGACCGGCTGGCACCGGCTGCGCGTTCCCGCCGACACTCCTGGGGATGGCGCCGTCGACGTCGAGGCGCTGCGCGAACGGTTTGCCTCACACGTCGAATCGGCGGAGAGAGAAGCCGGCCTCCTGAGCCAGCCGTTCGAACTGCCGGGACCGACGGTAGCGACGACGGTCGGTGAGGTCGATTCTCGATGGCTCCGCTATCGGGTTCCGGCCGGCGAACCGATTCCGGCGATCGAGATCGACGAGATTGCCATCGAAATCAGCCGAGCTGACGCCGACGGTGTGCGTGAACCGGACGTCATGCTCTCGAACGACGTCCCGATCGATCCGGCGGCGTCGACGATCAGACCGTTCGGACGACTCCCGCAACCGCCGGCGACCTGCTTCATCGGGTGTCAGGAGGCCTTTACGAAGCCGGGGGCGACGGTGACGCTTCGGTTCGGCGAAGCGTCCGAGAGCGCAGCCGAGGCGGCGACTGAGCGGGCTGACGAATCGGGTGCGGCCGAGTCCGATCCGGTCTCGATGGGCGTCCTCGACGGGCCACCGGAGCTTTCCTGGGAGTACTGGAACGGTGACGGCTGGACCCGACTGGCCGACTGTCGAGACGGGACCGAGGCGTTCAGACACGCCGGAACCGTCGAATTCGAAGTGCCTGACGATATCGAAGCGACGGCCGTCTCGGGCCACGAAAGCGTCTGGATCCGGGCCAGGCTCGTCGACGGGACCTACGGTCGCCCGCAGTACGATCCGTCGGTCGAGACGGACGCAGACCGCGTCGTCGGTGGGCCGTCCGCACCGGCATTTGGGAGCGTCCAAATCGCCTACGAGCTCGAACCACAGCCGTTCGAGCGGTTCTACACCGAGAACAACGGCTCGATACGGTCGACCCGCCCGACAGCGGGCGAGCCCGTCGTTCCGTTCGCCGAACTGCCGGACGACGAACAGACGCTGTACGTCGGATTCGATCACCCGCTCGAGAACGGGCCGCTCTCGCTGTTTGTCGCCATCGACGATCGCATCTATCCGCGCTCGTTCGACCCCGGTATTCAGTGGGAGTACTGTCCGGATCCGTCGACGATGGAATGGGAGAAACTCGAATTCGACGACGGGACCGACGGCCTGACCGAGCGGGGAACGGTCGAGTGGACCCTCGCGACGCCGACGGAATCGTTCGACCTGTTCGGTCGGTCGGCACACTGGATTCGCGCCCGCGCGAGCACGGACGCGTTCGACGCCGGTGAGGGATCGACCGCGAGTGAGCCGCCGACAGCCGACGGGAATCACAGCCGATCGCGGTCGCCGCCGACGGTCGATACCGTCGCCGTGAATACGGCCTGGGCGTACAACACCGTGACGATCACCGACGAGGTGCTCGGTTCCAGCGACGGCTCGCACGACCAGTCGTTCGTCTGTTCGCAGGCGCCGATCATCGAACTGACGCTGTGGGTCGACGAGTTCGAAACCCTCTCTGCGGGCGAACGACGCCGGCTCCGCGAGCGCCGGCCGGACGACGTCGAGGAGGCGTACGATTCGCGGGGCGAGCCCGAAGCGTTCTGGGTGCGGTGGGAGGCCGTCGAGGACTTCCTCGATTCGGGGCCGCAGGATCGCCACTACGTCGTCGACCGAACCCAGGGAACCGTTCAGTTCGGCGGTGGCGACACCGGTCGAATCCCGCCGCGTGGCGTCGATAACGTCAAGGTGAGCTATACGACCGGCGGAGGAACCGACGGGAACGTCGACGCCGGCGCCGTCACCGATCTCAAGAGTTCGGTTTCCATGGTCGAGTCGGTGACGAACCCGTTGCCGGCAGACGGTGGCACGGACGTCGAATCGACCGAAACGCTCGTTCACCGCTCGAGTACGCGATTGAAACATCGCAACCGCGCGGTGACGGCAACCGACTACGAGGCGCTGGCCCAGGCCAGATTTCCGGAACTGGCGCGGGTCTCGTGTCGGCCGGCCGGCGAGTCGGGCCAGCAGGTGACCGTGCTGATCGTTCCGGACAGCGAGCGCGAAAAGCCCGTTCCGCCCCGAGCACTCAAACACCGCGTCCGGGAGACGCTCCTCGAACACGCCCCGGCCGGGTTCGTCGCCGGCGACGAGTCGGCCCTCGTAGTCAGTGGGCCGGGATACGCACCGCTATCGGTCGATCTCACGGTTCGAGCCGCCGGCGTCCGGAGCGTCTCGGCGTTGAAAAATCGGATCGAATCGAGTCTGGACGACTACCTGCACCCGATCGCAGGCAATCACGGGGAGGGATGGTCGTTCCAGGCGCTGCCGGACCTGGCGTCGCTCTCGGCCGTCGTCGAGGGACTCGAGGCCGTCGGTTCGATCGTCCACCTCGATGGGACGGTCAGCGTCGGCGAGACGGCGTACGATCTCGCCGAGTCGGATGGACGCCCGTCGCTTCCCGAGGATACGCTGGTCTGTAGCGCCAGCCACGACATCACTGTTCGGACGGAGGGTGCCTGA
- a CDS encoding phage tail protein has product MTESSITTRSARDWSDWGLENAVVSDGGIAIARTTRVATRSIATGCHDVAITRNGDVAYVTGTGRVVVTDQDGETDRTVGPANGDGEARAIDAAAGELAIAETTGTVHRIRPRTERTIDRTETGLDPISRIGTTRTRTLVRTDEGVRTLDAGTSGSPAGGQPRDVAGDGDRAMVLERHDDGAYVRALSGGVGGGEERLAGPLRFEGEPIDPTAIATVDDRLFLGTSLPEGGHAVLEFDAAAASLRPFTRVDGPVRAIAAGTNAEDRTVVAAITEPDGECILAVEHGQARRHPRTDDHRALALHRYDSGAETLEWHRIAIQVARSSIDTDVSLRYYASDSPTLFSLAAEAQEAETAAGGAETGQSFVWVESTADTVAADVSPDLREALVAAGFESLWELVTTDPETLVAETSLSRSRLRTARTAAMDAIETEIEANWTTARLDDADALLEGATGRYLFVALELTGTAAATPHVESLTAFCPRTSYLRYLPDLYQRDEASAAFLERFLSVFETSFSDIERELDEFTRYLDPAGTPTDALAWLESWLAADEYRDWPAPARRAYLARAPERYRRRGTRRGLRETIELYLHHAAGSSDSWDDDPDTDHRLFFLEPSDLDGIPDGPTASSYRSLVPTDHSFVVFGGPFDDPRHERAVEHIVETETPAHVDATVLALSDDLVLGPTSFLGRNTTLGAESFGLGEARLGRETYLGENAD; this is encoded by the coding sequence ATGACGGAGTCCTCGATCACGACCAGGAGTGCGCGCGACTGGAGCGACTGGGGTCTCGAGAATGCGGTCGTCAGCGACGGCGGCATCGCCATCGCCCGAACGACGCGGGTTGCGACCCGATCGATCGCGACGGGGTGTCACGACGTCGCGATCACCCGGAACGGGGACGTGGCCTACGTCACCGGGACGGGCCGGGTCGTCGTCACGGACCAGGATGGCGAGACAGACCGGACCGTCGGCCCCGCGAACGGCGACGGCGAGGCCCGCGCGATCGACGCGGCGGCGGGCGAACTCGCGATAGCGGAGACGACGGGTACCGTCCACAGGATCCGTCCCCGGACAGAGCGGACGATCGACCGGACGGAGACCGGGCTCGACCCGATTTCGCGAATCGGCACGACGCGAACGCGGACGCTCGTCCGCACCGACGAGGGCGTGCGGACGCTCGACGCCGGTACATCCGGGTCCCCGGCCGGCGGGCAGCCACGCGACGTCGCCGGCGACGGAGACCGCGCGATGGTTCTCGAACGCCACGACGACGGCGCCTACGTTCGGGCGCTCTCGGGCGGGGTGGGCGGCGGCGAGGAGCGCCTCGCCGGCCCACTCCGCTTCGAGGGGGAACCGATCGATCCGACGGCCATCGCCACCGTCGACGATCGACTCTTCCTCGGGACGAGCCTGCCCGAGGGTGGCCACGCCGTTCTCGAATTCGACGCCGCGGCAGCCTCGCTGCGGCCGTTCACCAGGGTTGATGGGCCGGTTCGGGCGATCGCGGCGGGGACGAACGCGGAGGACCGAACGGTCGTCGCGGCCATTACCGAACCGGACGGGGAGTGCATCCTCGCGGTCGAACACGGTCAGGCGAGGCGCCACCCCCGAACGGACGACCATCGGGCGCTCGCCCTGCATCGGTACGACTCCGGGGCCGAGACGCTCGAGTGGCACCGGATCGCGATCCAGGTCGCTCGCTCCTCGATCGACACCGACGTCTCGCTGCGCTACTACGCGAGCGATTCACCCACGCTGTTCTCGCTGGCGGCCGAGGCTCAGGAAGCCGAAACAGCAGCAGGGGGAGCCGAGACCGGCCAGTCGTTCGTCTGGGTGGAGTCGACCGCCGACACCGTTGCCGCGGACGTCTCGCCGGACCTACGAGAAGCACTCGTCGCGGCCGGATTCGAGAGTCTGTGGGAACTGGTGACGACCGATCCTGAGACGCTCGTCGCCGAGACGTCGCTCTCACGTTCGCGGCTCCGTACCGCCAGAACGGCCGCCATGGACGCGATCGAGACGGAGATCGAGGCCAACTGGACGACGGCGCGTCTCGACGACGCCGACGCCCTGCTCGAAGGCGCGACCGGGCGCTACCTGTTCGTCGCGCTCGAACTCACCGGGACGGCTGCGGCGACGCCGCACGTCGAGTCGCTGACCGCGTTCTGTCCACGAACGTCGTATCTGCGCTACCTGCCGGATCTGTATCAACGCGACGAGGCGTCGGCCGCCTTCCTCGAACGGTTCCTGTCGGTCTTCGAGACCTCGTTTTCCGATATCGAACGCGAACTCGACGAATTCACACGGTACCTCGATCCGGCGGGGACGCCGACGGACGCCCTCGCCTGGCTCGAGTCGTGGCTGGCCGCCGACGAGTATCGCGACTGGCCGGCACCCGCTCGCCGCGCGTACCTCGCTCGCGCGCCGGAACGCTATCGCCGACGGGGGACGCGACGGGGCCTGCGCGAGACGATCGAGCTCTACTTGCACCACGCCGCCGGTTCCAGCGACTCGTGGGACGACGACCCCGATACCGACCATCGACTGTTCTTCCTCGAACCGAGCGACCTCGACGGAATCCCCGACGGGCCGACCGCATCGAGTTATCGATCGCTGGTGCCGACGGATCACTCGTTCGTCGTCTTCGGCGGCCCGTTCGACGACCCGCGCCACGAGCGAGCGGTCGAGCACATCGTCGAGACGGAAACGCCCGCACACGTCGACGCCACGGTCCTGGCGCTATCGGACGACCTCGTCCTGGGCCCGACGAGTTTTCTCGGTCGAAACACGACGCTCGGCGCCGAATCGTTCGGCCTGGGTGAGGCTCGACTCGGTCGCGAGACGTACCTCGGCGAGAACGCAGACTGA
- a CDS encoding CDC48 family AAA ATPase, whose product MKCRVKPLKQKDAGRGLAAIDRAAKEALGIENGDHVRIEGEDGPALARVWPGYPEDNGRGGLIRIDGEMRSAVGVAVDDRVTVEAVDASPAQEVVIALPDSLRIRGDVTPIVHRKLRGRAVRSDQRVKISLGVGPGSSSTAQRLPFRIERTEPGGPVVVTDGTQICLAAEAAATVSASPSSDGEPAAEPEAQAADRQPEIVYEDIGGLDEELEQVREMIELPMRHPELFQQLGIEPPKGVLLHGPPGTGKTLIAKAVANEIDAYFTDISGPEIMSKYYGESEEQLREVFEEAEDEAPAVVFIDEIDSIAPQRDETAGDVERRVVAQLLSLLDGLEGRGDVVVIAATNRVDAIDPALRRGGRFDREIEVGVPDAAGRLEVLQVHTRAMPLASDVDLERYAERTHGFVGADLEQVAKEGAMNALARIRPEIDLERDEIDAETLESLRVTASDLDAAIGEVQPSALREVFVEVPSVSWEQVGGLTETKRLLQEAIQWPLEHPDVFETLALDDSTGVLLYGPPGTGKTLLAKAIAHESQSNFISVKGPELLNKYVGESEKGVREVFDKARANAPAVVFFDEIDAIASERGSAGASAGVSERVVSQLLTELDGMETLEDVVVIATSNRPDRIDSALLRPGRLDTHVHVPVPDEPARREILRVHAEKRPLADDVDVDHLAAETDGFVGADLEALCREASMAAARAAIAADADDSTRDAVEVTAADFAHALDVVTPSVDEATRAHYADVERSFGRPELDADDR is encoded by the coding sequence ATGAAATGTCGAGTCAAGCCGCTCAAACAGAAGGATGCCGGTCGTGGCCTCGCGGCGATCGATCGGGCGGCGAAGGAGGCGCTGGGGATCGAAAACGGTGATCACGTACGCATCGAGGGCGAGGACGGACCCGCGCTCGCGCGCGTCTGGCCGGGCTATCCGGAAGACAACGGACGGGGCGGACTCATCCGTATCGACGGGGAGATGCGCTCGGCGGTCGGCGTGGCCGTCGACGATCGGGTTACCGTCGAGGCAGTCGATGCGAGTCCGGCACAGGAGGTCGTGATCGCACTGCCGGACTCCCTGCGGATCCGCGGCGACGTGACGCCGATCGTTCACCGAAAGCTACGCGGTCGCGCGGTCCGATCGGATCAGCGCGTGAAGATCTCGCTCGGCGTCGGCCCGGGCTCGTCGAGTACGGCCCAGCGCCTGCCGTTTCGGATCGAGCGAACGGAGCCGGGTGGACCGGTCGTCGTGACTGATGGGACCCAGATCTGCCTCGCGGCGGAGGCGGCCGCGACGGTGAGTGCGTCGCCGTCGTCGGACGGCGAACCGGCAGCGGAGCCGGAGGCGCAGGCAGCCGATCGGCAGCCGGAGATCGTCTACGAGGACATCGGCGGCCTCGACGAGGAACTCGAGCAGGTCCGCGAGATGATCGAGTTGCCGATGCGCCATCCGGAACTCTTCCAGCAACTGGGGATCGAGCCGCCGAAAGGCGTGTTACTCCACGGGCCGCCGGGGACCGGCAAGACCCTGATCGCGAAGGCGGTCGCCAACGAGATCGACGCCTACTTCACCGATATCTCCGGGCCGGAGATCATGTCGAAGTACTACGGCGAGTCCGAAGAGCAACTGCGCGAGGTGTTCGAGGAGGCCGAGGACGAGGCGCCGGCGGTGGTCTTCATCGACGAGATCGACTCGATCGCCCCACAGCGCGACGAGACCGCGGGCGACGTCGAGCGACGCGTGGTCGCCCAGCTGTTGTCGCTACTCGACGGGCTCGAGGGTCGCGGCGACGTCGTCGTCATCGCGGCGACGAATCGCGTCGACGCCATCGACCCGGCGCTGCGTCGCGGTGGGCGATTCGACCGCGAGATCGAAGTCGGCGTGCCCGACGCTGCGGGTCGGCTCGAAGTCCTGCAGGTTCACACTCGCGCCATGCCGCTCGCGTCGGACGTCGACCTCGAGCGCTACGCCGAGCGCACGCACGGCTTCGTCGGGGCGGATCTCGAGCAGGTGGCCAAGGAGGGTGCGATGAACGCCCTGGCCCGGATCAGACCGGAGATCGACCTCGAACGCGACGAGATCGACGCCGAGACGCTCGAGTCGCTGCGGGTCACGGCCTCGGATCTCGACGCGGCGATCGGCGAGGTCCAGCCCTCCGCGTTACGCGAGGTCTTCGTCGAAGTGCCCTCCGTCTCCTGGGAGCAGGTCGGCGGCCTCACGGAGACCAAGCGACTGTTGCAGGAGGCGATCCAGTGGCCCCTCGAACACCCGGACGTCTTCGAGACACTCGCTCTCGACGACTCGACCGGCGTCCTCCTGTACGGGCCGCCCGGGACCGGCAAGACGCTGCTGGCGAAGGCCATCGCACACGAATCCCAGTCGAACTTCATCTCCGTGAAGGGCCCGGAGCTGTTGAACAAGTACGTCGGCGAGAGCGAGAAGGGCGTCCGCGAGGTATTCGACAAGGCGCGGGCGAACGCGCCGGCCGTCGTCTTCTTCGACGAGATCGACGCGATCGCCAGCGAGCGCGGGAGCGCCGGCGCGAGTGCCGGCGTGAGCGAGCGCGTCGTCTCACAGCTCCTGACGGAACTCGACGGGATGGAGACGCTCGAAGACGTCGTCGTCATCGCGACGAGCAACCGCCCGGATCGCATCGACTCGGCGCTCTTGCGCCCCGGCCGACTCGACACGCACGTCCACGTTCCCGTGCCGGACGAACCCGCTCGACGGGAGATTCTGCGCGTTCACGCCGAGAAGCGACCGCTGGCCGACGACGTCGACGTCGACCACCTCGCCGCCGAAACCGACGGCTTCGTCGGTGCCGATCTCGAAGCGCTCTGTCGGGAGGCGTCGATGGCGGCCGCGCGCGCAGCCATCGCGGCGGACGCTGACGACTCGACGCGCGACGCCGTCGAAGTGACGGCGGCGGACTTCGCCCACGCACTCGACGTCGTGACGCCGAGCGTCGACGAGGCGACGCGCGCCCACTACGCCGACGTCGAACGATCGTTCGGTCGCCCGGAACTCGACGCAGACGACCGCTGA
- a CDS encoding uracil-DNA glycosylase, which produces MTDTPTTDWSFEAEFADALATVPAEQMDPERFVPGVGPLSADVMLVGEAPGKQEVARGEPFVGRAGSQLDRALESLGHDRRDLYITNLVKARPPENRDPRVAEIEAWRPVLEAEIERVDPAVLVPLGSFATDELLDTDETITDLHGREFDREIARSTDSASDEESQERANGSRTRERRKVVPAFHPAAALYDRSKVDAVESDLRTALSLA; this is translated from the coding sequence ATGACCGACACACCGACAACCGACTGGTCGTTCGAGGCGGAATTCGCCGACGCGCTCGCGACCGTTCCGGCCGAGCAGATGGACCCCGAGCGATTCGTCCCCGGCGTCGGCCCGCTCTCGGCCGACGTGATGCTCGTCGGCGAGGCCCCGGGGAAGCAGGAAGTTGCACGGGGAGAACCCTTCGTCGGGCGGGCGGGGTCGCAACTCGATCGGGCGCTCGAATCGCTCGGACACGACCGACGCGACCTCTACATCACCAACCTCGTCAAGGCCCGGCCGCCGGAGAACCGCGACCCCCGCGTCGCGGAGATCGAGGCCTGGCGGCCGGTGCTCGAGGCCGAGATCGAGCGCGTCGATCCGGCCGTTCTCGTTCCCCTGGGGAGCTTCGCGACGGACGAACTCCTCGATACGGACGAGACGATCACCGACCTGCACGGCCGGGAGTTCGACCGCGAGATTGCGCGCTCTACCGATTCAGCGAGCGACGAGGAATCGCAGGAGCGTGCGAATGGATCGCGAACGCGTGAGAGACGGAAGGTCGTGCCCGCGTTTCACCCGGCGGCCGCACTGTACGATCGGAGCAAGGTCGACGCCGTCGAGTCCGACCTCCGGACCGCGCTGTCACTCGCGTGA